The Sulfitobacter donghicola DSW-25 = KCTC 12864 = JCM 14565 genome has a segment encoding these proteins:
- a CDS encoding M48 family metalloprotease, whose translation MSFHLIRLVPSIAAMLVVALLALPAQATSLLRDADMEHALKQISAPILRAAGLNPNRVKILVVNEATLNAFVVSNDAIFVHYGLINKMQTATMLQGIIAHEAAHIANGHIARRLGNLSNARTISGLGIALAAAAAAAGNSRAAGGIALGTSTSAQRAFLSHTRAEEASADQSGVRYMKAAGASPQGLFDALSIFAGQETLSAGRQDPYMRSHPLSRDRMRAVAGYVASYGTLPKDETAEYWFARLKGKITAYTRAPSWTLRRLNKEPYPDVRLLREAVALHRNSKTKKALAAIDSAIAARPYDAFLRDQKGQIQLETRNFAAAANTYASAVKYAPNDPLVLSGYGRALLAAGQVKKSLGVLEKSRRQDYRDGSMLRDLATAYAKTGQQGMAALITAERFALGGRLKDAGIHARRASGLLSQGSGPWQRAQDVLIASQRAAKRK comes from the coding sequence ATGAGCTTTCACCTGATCCGCCTTGTCCCGTCAATAGCAGCGATGCTTGTCGTGGCGCTTCTTGCCCTCCCCGCTCAGGCAACCAGCCTGTTGCGTGATGCGGATATGGAACATGCGCTGAAACAAATCTCGGCGCCGATCCTGCGGGCGGCAGGGCTGAACCCGAACCGCGTGAAAATTCTGGTGGTGAACGAAGCCACGCTAAACGCCTTTGTGGTCAGCAATGACGCTATCTTTGTCCACTATGGGCTGATCAACAAAATGCAAACGGCAACCATGTTGCAAGGCATCATCGCCCATGAAGCAGCCCATATCGCCAATGGCCATATCGCACGGCGCTTGGGCAACCTGTCGAATGCGCGTACCATTTCGGGCTTGGGCATTGCATTGGCCGCCGCCGCTGCCGCCGCAGGCAATAGCCGCGCAGCAGGCGGCATCGCCCTTGGCACCTCAACATCCGCACAACGCGCCTTTCTCAGCCACACCCGCGCCGAAGAAGCCTCGGCCGACCAATCTGGCGTGCGCTATATGAAGGCCGCAGGCGCCTCCCCGCAGGGCCTGTTCGATGCGCTGAGTATCTTTGCAGGGCAAGAAACGCTCAGCGCGGGCCGCCAAGACCCCTATATGCGTTCTCACCCGCTCAGCCGCGACCGCATGCGCGCTGTTGCAGGTTATGTCGCCAGCTATGGCACCCTCCCCAAAGACGAGACCGCGGAATACTGGTTTGCGCGCCTCAAGGGAAAAATCACCGCCTATACCCGCGCACCCAGCTGGACGCTGCGCCGCCTGAACAAAGAACCCTACCCCGATGTGCGCCTGCTGCGCGAAGCCGTTGCCCTGCATCGCAACTCCAAAACCAAAAAGGCGCTTGCCGCGATAGACAGCGCCATCGCCGCGCGCCCCTATGATGCCTTCCTGCGCGATCAAAAGGGGCAAATCCAGCTAGAGACGCGCAATTTTGCCGCCGCCGCCAATACCTATGCCAGCGCCGTTAAATACGCGCCAAACGATCCGCTGGTGCTCTCGGGCTATGGCCGCGCCCTGCTGGCCGCTGGTCAGGTGAAAAAATCGCTCGGCGTGCTCGAAAAATCGCGCCGTCAGGATTACCGCGATGGCTCGATGCTGCGCGATCTGGCAACCGCCTATGCAAAGACAGGCCAGCAAGGCATGGCCGCCCTCATCACCGCCGAGCGCTTTGCGCTGGGTGGACGGCTGAAAGACGCCGGAATTCACGCGCGACGCGCATCAGGCCTTTTGTCACAGGGCTCTGGCCCTTGGCAGCGCGCCCAAGATGTGTTGATTGCGTCCCAACGCGCTGCAAAACGAAAGTGA
- a CDS encoding DsbA family protein, giving the protein MKRLLATSALLGTLATGTFAADLKEMSDEERALFRAEVRAYLFENPEVIMQAVEILQQREQQQQVQADVDLVAQNADAIFNDGYSWVGGNPEGDIVLVEFLDYRCGYCKRAHDEVAQLLESDGNIKLIVKELPILGEASVLASRFAVAVKQVSGDDSYKAVADALMTFQGDISMPALRRLGSTFGLDMAAVEERMNGDEVTAEIAATRALAGTLAINGTPTFILQDELLRGYLPLDQMQARVADKRG; this is encoded by the coding sequence ATGAAACGCCTTCTCGCCACCTCTGCCCTGCTGGGCACCCTTGCCACAGGCACCTTTGCCGCCGACCTCAAAGAAATGAGCGACGAAGAGCGCGCCCTGTTTCGCGCCGAAGTCCGCGCCTATTTGTTTGAGAACCCCGAGGTGATCATGCAGGCCGTCGAAATCCTGCAACAACGCGAGCAGCAGCAACAGGTTCAGGCCGACGTTGATCTGGTGGCCCAAAACGCCGATGCAATCTTTAACGACGGCTATTCATGGGTGGGCGGCAACCCCGAAGGCGATATCGTGCTGGTCGAATTCCTCGACTATCGCTGCGGCTATTGCAAACGCGCCCATGACGAGGTCGCGCAGCTGCTCGAAAGCGATGGCAACATCAAGCTGATCGTGAAAGAGCTGCCAATCTTGGGCGAAGCCTCGGTGCTGGCCTCGCGCTTTGCCGTGGCTGTGAAACAGGTTTCGGGTGATGATAGCTATAAGGCCGTTGCCGATGCGCTGATGACCTTCCAAGGGGACATCTCTATGCCCGCCCTGCGCCGTTTGGGCAGCACCTTTGGGTTGGACATGGCCGCCGTCGAAGAGCGGATGAACGGCGACGAAGTCACAGCCGAAATCGCCGCAACCCGCGCCTTGGCGGGGACTTTGGCGATCAACGGCACGCCCACCTTTATCCTGCAGGACGAATTGCTGCGCGGCTACCTGCCGCTGGATCAGATGCAAGCCCGCGTTGCCGACAAACGCGGCTAA
- a CDS encoding glycosyltransferase family 2 protein has translation MQTVAAVTMVRDDAFFLKAWLKHYGEMFGRQNCYVINHGYGAEVAELAVGCNVIGIPGDPHKNFDVKRWGLLNNLVGGLRRYYKHVIVGDVDELVVVDPASGKNLLQFLEEAPEKRILTPLGLEVIHRIDIEPEEITDNIIGPRRYVRPAPHYSKPCVVSAPAKISRGGHFAQYPKLHTPDDLYMFHLKFCDFGQYTGAMDRRNAVTSEMGDDIKGTSIGRHWFSEARGEDREMFEGFEALKLEEGFDLGFMRKRMQRSFKPRGDTGFFEFNRPAYDTQYQLPDRFVGLI, from the coding sequence ATGCAGACAGTTGCCGCAGTCACAATGGTGCGCGATGACGCGTTTTTTCTAAAGGCGTGGTTGAAACACTATGGCGAGATGTTCGGCCGCCAGAATTGCTATGTGATCAATCATGGTTACGGGGCCGAGGTGGCCGAGTTGGCCGTGGGGTGCAATGTGATTGGCATTCCAGGTGATCCGCATAAGAACTTTGACGTAAAGCGTTGGGGGCTTTTGAATAATCTCGTTGGTGGTTTGCGCCGTTACTACAAGCACGTGATTGTGGGCGATGTGGACGAGCTGGTGGTGGTGGACCCTGCCAGCGGCAAGAACCTGCTACAGTTTCTAGAGGAGGCGCCGGAAAAGCGTATCCTCACGCCGCTGGGGTTAGAGGTTATTCACCGCATTGATATCGAGCCCGAGGAGATCACCGACAATATCATTGGGCCGCGCCGCTATGTGCGCCCTGCGCCGCATTATTCCAAACCCTGTGTTGTCTCTGCTCCGGCCAAGATTTCGCGTGGGGGGCATTTTGCGCAATACCCCAAGCTGCACACGCCAGATGACCTATATATGTTTCACCTAAAGTTCTGTGACTTTGGCCAATACACAGGCGCAATGGACCGTCGCAACGCGGTGACCAGCGAGATGGGCGATGACATCAAAGGCACGTCAATCGGGCGGCACTGGTTTTCAGAGGCGCGCGGCGAAGACCGTGAGATGTTTGAAGGGTTCGAGGCGCTGAAGCTGGAAGAGGGGTTTGACCTTGGCTTTATGCGCAAACGCATGCAGCGGTCGTTCAAACCCAGAGGGGACACGGGATTTTTCGAATTCAACCGCCCCGCCTATGATACGCAATATCAATTGCCGGATCGCTTTGTCGGGCTGATCTAG
- a CDS encoding HTTM domain-containing protein, whose protein sequence is MMALDSAMRLTEILVALAFLQQCAEHIFGSRGSRLLFTPRAILSLLLLAGSHSQWVLLALSAHSLLVLHRYQGPYNGGSDRMGLLVLYCLSLARWMPDGIATEAAFGYLGLQVVLSYFISGQVKIVNPEWRSGRALQDVFSFSAYPVAQSLRALSLRPRLLWAASWAVILFELAFPLSLFSPVALTLALLIAASFHVANACLFGLNRFVWFWISAYPSILWLQGRLVAQI, encoded by the coding sequence ATGATGGCCTTGGACAGCGCGATGCGCTTAACCGAAATCCTTGTCGCGCTGGCCTTTTTGCAGCAATGCGCCGAACATATCTTTGGGTCGCGTGGATCGCGCCTGTTGTTCACCCCGCGCGCGATTCTCAGCCTTTTGTTGCTGGCGGGCAGCCACAGCCAATGGGTATTGTTAGCCCTGTCTGCCCATAGCCTATTGGTTTTGCACCGTTATCAAGGGCCCTATAACGGCGGCAGTGACCGCATGGGGCTGTTGGTTTTGTATTGCCTTAGCCTTGCGCGCTGGATGCCCGACGGCATCGCCACCGAAGCCGCATTCGGCTATCTGGGCCTTCAGGTGGTCCTGTCCTATTTCATCTCTGGTCAGGTCAAAATCGTTAACCCCGAATGGCGTAGCGGGCGCGCCTTGCAAGATGTGTTCAGCTTTTCCGCCTATCCCGTTGCCCAATCCCTGCGCGCCCTCTCTCTGCGCCCTCGCCTGCTGTGGGCGGCTTCATGGGCCGTTATTCTGTTTGAGCTCGCCTTCCCCCTCAGCCTCTTTTCCCCCGTGGCCCTTACCCTTGCCCTGCTCATCGCGGCCAGCTTCCACGTGGCAAATGCCTGCCTGTTCGGACTTAATCGTTTTGTGTGGTTCTGGATCTCGGCCTACCCGTCCATCCTCTGGCTTCAGGGGCGCCTTGTTGCGCAGATATGA
- a CDS encoding CobW family GTP-binding protein: MTSDDTRIPVTLLTGFLGAGKTTLLNHLIRDPDAGRVAVIMNEFGDVGLDHDLIEEATEETVLLQSGCLCCAILGDLAKTLEGLIAKRKAGQISFDRVVIETSGIAEPAPIVHTLATDFGIAQAFRLDGVVTLADAATGMKTLDQQFEAVNQIAMADVIILSKTDLVDPFDLSRFEKRLDGINTSARRIRADQGCVPMGTLFGLSAMRTGVSTDELDDWLGIAQETVKPDPLAGLSGLAPAPAPPAAFTPAAPAAHDHRINSASITVAEPIPANVFDFWLDTLIALRGPNILRMKGILHVEGLEYPFIFHGVQHIFDAPVPFKSWSGTDTTSRVVIIARDMAKAELEASLEMLLMRCKAGNPSQEQSGGMMVDTTNFPY; encoded by the coding sequence ATGACATCCGATGACACCCGCATTCCCGTCACCCTGCTCACCGGTTTTTTGGGCGCTGGCAAAACAACGCTGCTGAACCACCTGATCCGCGACCCCGATGCCGGACGCGTTGCCGTCATCATGAACGAATTCGGGGATGTGGGCCTTGACCATGACCTGATCGAAGAGGCCACCGAAGAAACCGTTTTGCTGCAATCAGGGTGCTTGTGCTGTGCCATCCTTGGTGATCTGGCCAAGACGCTGGAAGGGCTGATCGCAAAACGCAAAGCAGGGCAAATCAGCTTTGACCGCGTGGTGATCGAAACCAGCGGCATCGCCGAACCCGCGCCGATTGTTCACACGCTCGCCACCGATTTCGGGATCGCTCAGGCCTTTCGCCTAGACGGCGTGGTCACACTGGCCGATGCGGCGACTGGCATGAAAACGCTGGATCAACAGTTCGAAGCGGTGAACCAAATCGCCATGGCTGACGTGATCATCCTGTCCAAAACCGATCTGGTAGATCCTTTCGACCTCTCCCGCTTTGAAAAGCGCCTTGATGGGATAAACACATCCGCGCGCCGCATCCGCGCAGATCAGGGCTGCGTGCCCATGGGGACGCTGTTTGGCCTCTCCGCGATGCGCACAGGGGTGAGCACCGACGAGCTAGACGATTGGCTAGGCATAGCGCAGGAAACGGTTAAACCTGATCCGCTCGCAGGGCTTTCCGGCTTAGCCCCTGCACCCGCGCCTCCGGCCGCGTTTACCCCCGCCGCTCCCGCCGCCCATGATCATCGGATCAACTCTGCCTCGATCACCGTGGCCGAGCCTATCCCTGCGAATGTTTTTGATTTCTGGCTGGATACGCTGATCGCCCTGCGCGGGCCTAACATCCTGCGGATGAAAGGTATTTTACATGTTGAGGGGCTGGAATACCCGTTCATCTTTCACGGCGTGCAGCACATCTTTGACGCGCCTGTCCCGTTCAAAAGCTGGTCTGGCACAGACACCACCAGCCGCGTCGTTATCATCGCGCGCGACATGGCCAAAGCAGAGCTTGAGGCCAGTCTTGAAATGCTGCTGATGCGCTGCAAGGCTGGAAACCCGTCACAGGAACAATCGGGCGGCATGATGGTCGACACCACCAATTTCCCCTACTGA
- a CDS encoding glyoxalase superfamily protein, producing the protein MTMLLSSAAQAKAQAKRLRYKMAEDGAEIGHAKSLELVAHQHGFRDWNTMLAAIGNEPPKGWAVGERVSRTYLSKPFTAKVVSILNMRPGWFRLELQFDEAVDVVTSDGFSNFRSRIRGVIGPKGHSVERTNDGQAHLQIDLW; encoded by the coding sequence ATGACAATGCTACTTTCGTCAGCAGCGCAAGCCAAGGCTCAAGCAAAACGTTTGCGCTACAAAATGGCCGAAGACGGGGCGGAGATTGGACATGCCAAGTCCCTCGAATTGGTCGCCCACCAACATGGGTTCCGTGATTGGAACACGATGCTTGCCGCCATCGGAAACGAGCCGCCCAAGGGCTGGGCCGTCGGTGAAAGGGTTAGCAGAACATATCTATCGAAACCGTTCACTGCAAAGGTAGTGTCAATTTTGAATATGAGGCCAGGATGGTTCCGGCTCGAGCTGCAATTTGATGAAGCCGTTGATGTTGTCACGTCCGATGGTTTTTCAAATTTCCGCTCGCGCATTCGTGGTGTAATTGGTCCCAAAGGGCATTCAGTTGAAAGAACAAACGACGGGCAGGCACACCTTCAAATCGATTTATGGTGA
- a CDS encoding MATE family efflux transporter, which yields MTDTPANTFTDGPLGTIYFKTALPIIFVMGMNGLLSVADALFLGIFVGPDALAAVTVMFPIYMLIVALSTLVANGMSSLLARSLGAGDMNSARDTFAGAHGLAIGLGIVLIVLFILLGQPVALLAAGGSETLAQMGFVYLRITVLFSPLLFVLSVNSDTLRNEGRVGFMAAMSLLVSIANIGFNYVFIAVLDMGVAGSAYGTAAAQALAFAIIFAFRVFGDTSLRLATLLSHSLRGKWGQILALGAPQSLNFIGLALGSAAIIAALQWVGRPGYADTITAYGIITRVITFAFLPLLGLSFAMQTITGNNYGAGLWQRSDASLRFALWIALIYCTIVQIAVMSLPTQIASAFVEEQAVIDEVARILPVMTSVFFMMGPLMMVATYFQAIGSAGKAALLGLTKPYAFAIPLTFILPVWFGEIGVWYAGPFAELMLLGLTAVVLWNAGRNSTLKWGIFHMEGGTEA from the coding sequence ATGACTGATACCCCCGCCAATACATTCACGGATGGACCACTTGGCACCATCTACTTTAAGACCGCACTCCCGATCATTTTTGTGATGGGCATGAACGGGCTCCTGTCCGTTGCAGATGCGCTATTTCTGGGCATTTTTGTTGGTCCCGATGCGCTGGCGGCGGTCACGGTGATGTTTCCGATCTACATGCTGATTGTGGCGCTTTCCACGTTGGTGGCGAACGGCATGTCGAGCCTTCTGGCGCGTTCCCTTGGCGCTGGCGACATGAACAGCGCACGTGACACGTTTGCGGGCGCACATGGGTTGGCCATTGGGTTGGGCATCGTTCTGATCGTATTGTTCATCCTATTGGGGCAGCCAGTTGCATTGCTGGCCGCTGGTGGGTCAGAGACTTTGGCTCAGATGGGGTTCGTCTACCTGCGGATTACGGTGTTATTCTCACCGCTGTTGTTCGTGTTGTCGGTCAATTCTGATACGCTGCGCAACGAAGGGCGCGTAGGTTTTATGGCCGCGATGAGTCTGCTGGTGTCGATTGCAAACATCGGGTTCAATTACGTGTTCATCGCGGTTCTGGACATGGGCGTCGCTGGGTCAGCTTACGGGACTGCGGCGGCACAGGCGCTCGCGTTTGCGATCATTTTTGCGTTCCGTGTGTTTGGAGATACATCGCTGCGTCTTGCGACCCTGCTGTCCCATTCCCTGCGCGGAAAATGGGGGCAGATCCTCGCACTAGGCGCACCACAGAGCCTTAATTTCATCGGGTTAGCCCTCGGGTCTGCTGCGATCATCGCAGCCCTGCAATGGGTTGGGCGCCCGGGTTATGCTGACACCATCACAGCTTACGGGATCATTACTCGGGTCATCACGTTCGCCTTCCTTCCGCTTTTGGGGCTGTCGTTCGCTATGCAAACGATCACGGGCAACAACTATGGCGCCGGGCTCTGGCAAAGGTCAGATGCAAGCCTGCGCTTTGCGCTTTGGATCGCGCTTATTTACTGCACAATCGTCCAGATTGCGGTGATGAGCTTGCCGACTCAAATCGCCAGTGCATTTGTAGAGGAGCAAGCCGTCATTGATGAGGTCGCTCGTATCTTGCCTGTGATGACCAGTGTCTTCTTCATGATGGGCCCGTTGATGATGGTCGCGACTTATTTTCAAGCGATTGGGTCCGCTGGAAAGGCTGCTTTGCTGGGGCTTACAAAACCCTACGCCTTTGCGATCCCCTTGACCTTCATTTTACCCGTCTGGTTTGGTGAAATTGGCGTCTGGTACGCGGGTCCGTTTGCGGAACTGATGTTGTTGGGCCTTACCGCTGTGGTGTTGTGGAACGCGGGCCGTAATTCCACGTTGAAATGGGGAATATTCCACATGGAAGGAGGAACAGAAGCATGA
- a CDS encoding histidine phosphatase family protein has product MTNYPDLYVLRHGETEWNAQGKMQGSLNSPLTAEGKKQAQRQAEILETVDLTGFDILCSPQGRAFETAAIALARQVTHIHTDARLREIGVGDWAGRKRSELSEGKGFLDGPDGALELYEMAPNGEGFIALEQRCTAFLNDLKGPSVLITHGITSRMIRAIVTGVGRDGLAEMGGGQGIIFALKNTVQKRLE; this is encoded by the coding sequence GTGACTAATTATCCCGATCTTTATGTTCTTCGTCATGGCGAAACCGAATGGAATGCCCAAGGAAAAATGCAGGGCAGCCTGAATTCTCCGCTCACGGCTGAGGGGAAAAAGCAGGCGCAGCGGCAGGCGGAAATCCTCGAAACTGTGGACCTGACGGGGTTTGATATTCTGTGCAGCCCGCAGGGGCGTGCCTTTGAAACGGCGGCAATTGCTTTGGCGCGGCAGGTTACCCATATCCATACAGATGCTCGCCTGCGCGAAATCGGCGTGGGCGATTGGGCAGGGCGCAAGCGCAGCGAACTGTCTGAAGGCAAAGGGTTTTTGGATGGTCCTGATGGCGCGCTAGAGCTGTATGAAATGGCCCCGAACGGCGAGGGGTTCATCGCGTTAGAGCAAAGATGTACCGCGTTTCTGAACGATCTAAAGGGGCCTTCGGTCCTGATTACCCATGGCATTACCTCGCGTATGATCCGCGCAATTGTCACCGGCGTAGGGCGCGATGGGCTGGCAGAAATGGGTGGCGGACAGGGCATAATATTCGCCTTGAAAAATACTGTGCAAAAACGTCTCGAATGA
- a CDS encoding HU family DNA-binding protein, whose translation MATTAKTSSKTAVPKTSKRKTKVPAPVVDSVTEVDTSNTPRANTATPSVVDTLSPVVMSNDLRKKELFELVVERSGMKKKDVKPVVEAMLAVLGDAFGEQREMNLPPLGKLKVQRGKELPDGRALVVKLRQKTSQLNAAPKPEGDAAEE comes from the coding sequence ATGGCGACGACAGCAAAAACATCTTCGAAAACAGCGGTTCCAAAAACCAGCAAACGCAAAACAAAAGTGCCGGCACCTGTAGTGGATTCAGTGACAGAGGTGGACACGTCCAACACACCTCGCGCCAACACAGCGACACCTTCGGTCGTGGATACGCTTTCACCCGTTGTGATGAGCAATGATCTGCGGAAAAAGGAGCTTTTTGAATTGGTTGTCGAACGTTCCGGCATGAAGAAGAAAGACGTGAAGCCCGTCGTTGAGGCGATGCTGGCCGTGCTGGGGGATGCTTTTGGCGAGCAGCGGGAAATGAACCTGCCTCCGCTTGGAAAGTTGAAAGTACAGCGTGGCAAGGAATTGCCTGATGGCCGTGCTTTGGTTGTGAAGCTGCGCCAGAAAACCTCGCAACTGAACGCGGCACCAAAACCTGAGGGCGACGCAGCAGAAGAGTAA
- the lon gene encoding endopeptidase La yields the protein MHEPLNASYPVLPLRDIVVFPHMIVPLFVGRDKSVRALEEVMGDDKQILLSSQMDPGVDDPESDGIFTTGVLANVLQLLKLPDGTVKVLVEGQARVQITEYLENDSFFEARAEYLTETAGDPDTTEALLRSVGDEFERYAKVKKNVPEEALAAVGEASDPARLADLVAGHLGIEVDQKQDLLETLSVSERLEKVYGLMQGEMSVLQVEKKIKTRVKTQMEKTQREYYLNEQMKAIQNELGDGEDGKNEVVELEERVAATKLSKEAKEKADAEIKKLKNMSPMSAEATVVRNYLDWMLSIPWGVKSRVKKDLAKAEAVLDADHYGLEKVKERIVEYLAVQQRSSKLKGPIMCLVGPPGVGKTSLGKSVAKATGREFIRISLGGVRDESEIRGHRRTYIGSMPGKIIQALKKAKTTNPLILLDEIDKMGQDFRGDPASAMLEVLDPEQNGTFVDHYLEVEYDLSNVMFLTTSNSYNMPGPLLDRMEIIPLSGYTEDEKLEISKQHLVNKQIKNHGLKAKEFEIEDSALTGMIRYYTREAGVRNLEREIAKVTRKALTKIVRKEADSITVTGDNLDDFLGVQKYRYGLAEKDDQIGVVTGLAYTSVGGELLHIEALRLPGKGRMKTTGKLGDVMKESIDAASSYVRSISPQIGVKPPVFDTVDIHVHVPDGATPKDGPSAGLAMVTSIVSVLTKIPVRKDIAMTGEVSLRGNAMPIGGLKEKLLAALRGGIKTVLIPQENEKDLPDIPDNVKEGLTIIPVSHVSEVLEHALVSQPEPIEWDEAAEEAAAAAALAAKAGGADGATAH from the coding sequence AATGGACCCAGGTGTTGATGATCCAGAAAGCGATGGCATTTTCACGACGGGTGTTCTGGCCAATGTGTTGCAGCTGCTGAAACTGCCCGATGGTACCGTAAAGGTGCTGGTCGAAGGGCAGGCGCGTGTGCAAATCACCGAATACCTCGAGAACGACAGCTTCTTTGAAGCGCGTGCCGAATACCTGACCGAAACCGCTGGCGATCCTGACACCACCGAGGCGCTGCTGCGTTCCGTTGGGGATGAGTTTGAGCGCTATGCCAAGGTCAAGAAAAACGTCCCCGAAGAGGCGCTTGCCGCTGTGGGTGAAGCCTCTGATCCTGCGCGTCTGGCGGATTTGGTTGCAGGGCACCTTGGGATCGAAGTTGATCAAAAACAGGACCTGCTGGAAACGCTCAGCGTGTCTGAACGCCTTGAAAAGGTCTATGGCCTGATGCAGGGCGAAATGTCTGTGTTGCAGGTTGAGAAAAAGATCAAAACCCGCGTCAAAACCCAGATGGAGAAAACCCAGCGCGAATATTACCTGAATGAGCAAATGAAAGCCATTCAGAACGAGCTGGGCGATGGCGAGGACGGCAAAAACGAAGTTGTCGAACTGGAAGAGCGGGTCGCCGCGACCAAGCTCAGCAAAGAAGCCAAAGAAAAAGCGGATGCAGAGATCAAGAAGCTCAAAAATATGAGCCCGATGTCTGCCGAAGCGACCGTTGTGCGTAACTACCTCGATTGGATGCTGTCCATCCCGTGGGGTGTTAAGTCACGCGTCAAGAAAGACCTCGCAAAAGCCGAGGCTGTTCTGGATGCGGATCACTATGGTCTGGAAAAAGTCAAAGAACGCATTGTGGAGTACCTGGCGGTGCAACAACGTTCGTCCAAGCTGAAAGGCCCGATCATGTGCCTTGTCGGCCCTCCTGGTGTGGGTAAGACGTCGCTTGGGAAATCTGTGGCCAAGGCAACGGGTCGTGAATTTATCCGTATCTCGCTGGGCGGGGTGCGTGACGAATCCGAAATCCGCGGCCACCGTCGCACCTATATCGGCTCTATGCCTGGTAAGATCATTCAGGCGCTGAAAAAGGCAAAAACCACGAACCCGCTGATCTTGCTCGATGAAATCGACAAGATGGGGCAGGATTTCCGTGGCGATCCGGCCTCGGCGATGTTGGAGGTTCTTGATCCAGAGCAGAACGGCACCTTTGTCGATCACTATCTTGAGGTCGAATATGACCTCAGCAACGTGATGTTCCTGACCACCTCTAACAGCTATAACATGCCCGGGCCTTTGCTGGACCGGATGGAGATTATTCCGCTGTCGGGGTACACCGAGGATGAAAAGCTGGAGATTTCCAAGCAGCATTTGGTGAACAAGCAGATCAAAAACCACGGCCTGAAGGCCAAGGAGTTTGAGATCGAGGATTCCGCCCTGACTGGTATGATCCGCTATTACACCCGCGAGGCTGGCGTGCGGAACCTTGAGCGCGAGATCGCAAAAGTCACGCGCAAAGCGCTGACCAAGATCGTGCGTAAAGAGGCCGACAGCATCACGGTGACGGGCGACAACCTTGATGACTTCCTTGGCGTGCAAAAGTACCGCTATGGGTTGGCTGAAAAGGATGACCAGATCGGTGTTGTAACCGGATTGGCCTATACATCGGTCGGCGGCGAATTGTTGCATATCGAGGCGCTGCGCCTGCCGGGTAAAGGGCGTATGAAAACAACGGGTAAGCTGGGCGATGTGATGAAAGAAAGCATCGACGCGGCAAGCTCTTATGTGCGCTCAATCAGCCCGCAGATCGGTGTGAAGCCGCCGGTGTTTGATACGGTCGATATCCACGTGCACGTGCCCGATGGTGCAACGCCCAAGGATGGCCCTAGCGCGGGTCTGGCGATGGTAACATCGATTGTCTCTGTGTTGACCAAGATCCCCGTGCGCAAGGACATCGCCATGACGGGTGAGGTTTCGCTGCGCGGGAATGCAATGCCAATTGGCGGCCTCAAGGAAAAACTGCTGGCTGCGCTGCGCGGTGGTATCAAAACGGTGTTGATCCCGCAGGAAAATGAAAAAGACCTGCCGGACATTCCCGACAACGTAAAAGAGGGGCTGACCATTATTCCAGTGAGCCATGTCTCGGAGGTGTTGGAACACGCGTTGGTATCACAGCCCGAGCCCATTGAATGGGACGAAGCGGCAGAAGAAGCAGCGGCAGCAGCCGCGCTTGCGGCCAAGGCTGGTGGCGCAGACGGTGCCACAGCCCACTAA